One window from the genome of Pantoea cypripedii encodes:
- the hspQ gene encoding heat shock protein HspQ — MIASKFGIGQQVRHRLSGVLGVIVDVDPEYSLDEPKLEEVGAAEKLRAAPWYHVVMEDEEGEQVHTYVAEIQLAGETSFEHPEQPSMDELAASIRQQLQAPRLRH, encoded by the coding sequence ATGATTGCCAGTAAATTTGGAATTGGACAGCAGGTCCGACACCGTCTCTCCGGGGTGCTCGGTGTGATTGTGGATGTTGATCCGGAGTATTCGCTGGACGAACCTAAGCTGGAAGAAGTGGGTGCCGCTGAGAAACTGCGCGCAGCACCCTGGTATCATGTGGTGATGGAAGATGAAGAGGGCGAGCAGGTTCACACCTACGTCGCTGAAATTCAGCTTGCTGGTGAAACATCATTTGAACATCCGGAACAACCTTCCATGGATGAACTGGCTGCGTCGATTCGGCAGCAGTTACAGGCACCACGCCTGCGTCATTAA
- a CDS encoding YccT family protein yields the protein MKLFFAVTGLIMLLVSASCHAITLKLDPEIDLLVLDGRKISGSLLKGADSLELERGQHQFLFRVEKSPDSTPRNAPHYQSVPMIVTFTATAKTVAIRLPALDNRRERSTFDRTLNFQLVDEQGKEIASIRDRLPQPDGGDLEQAMLKYNRNGQAASVPRFAVQTSSISDAQMNADFAWQDVSDLPSLQRWFERFDAATRLRFLSWMKTLRAS from the coding sequence ATGAAGCTGTTTTTCGCTGTTACGGGTTTGATAATGCTACTCGTATCAGCATCCTGCCATGCCATTACCCTGAAACTGGATCCGGAAATCGATCTTCTGGTGCTGGATGGGCGCAAAATTTCCGGTTCACTGTTGAAAGGCGCGGACAGCCTGGAACTGGAACGCGGACAACACCAGTTTCTGTTTCGCGTGGAAAAATCACCTGACTCAACACCTCGCAACGCCCCGCATTATCAGTCCGTGCCGATGATTGTGACCTTCACCGCCACAGCCAAAACCGTCGCTATTCGTCTGCCCGCGCTGGACAACCGCCGCGAGCGCTCCACCTTCGACAGAACACTCAATTTCCAGCTGGTGGATGAACAAGGGAAAGAAATCGCCAGCATTCGTGACCGTCTGCCACAGCCGGACGGCGGCGACCTGGAACAGGCTATGCTCAAGTATAACCGCAATGGTCAGGCCGCTTCCGTGCCGCGCTTTGCCGTACAAACCAGCAGCATCTCTGACGCTCAGATGAACGCAGATTTCGCCTGGCAGGACGTCAGTGACCTGCCTTCATTACAACGCTGGTTTGAACGTTTTGATGCCGCCACCCGTTTGCGTTTTCTCAGTTGGATGAAAACCTTACGCGCAAGTTGA
- a CDS encoding CoA-binding protein, which translates to MNDQTIRDVLTHSKRIALVGASDRPDRPSYGVMKFLLDQGYDVIPVSPKLAGQQLLGQTAYATLADIPGSIDMVDVFRNAEAAWGVAQEAIAIGAKTLWFQLGVINEQAAVLAQDAGLTVIMDRCPKIEIPRLGLVQPVH; encoded by the coding sequence ATGAACGATCAAACCATTCGTGATGTTTTGACCCACAGCAAACGTATTGCGCTGGTGGGTGCCAGCGATCGCCCTGATCGTCCCAGCTATGGCGTGATGAAATTTTTGCTTGATCAGGGTTACGACGTGATTCCGGTCAGCCCGAAACTGGCCGGTCAGCAGCTGCTGGGACAAACAGCCTACGCCACACTGGCCGATATTCCGGGTAGCATTGATATGGTGGATGTGTTTCGCAATGCCGAAGCAGCGTGGGGAGTGGCGCAGGAAGCCATTGCTATTGGCGCGAAGACGCTATGGTTCCAACTTGGTGTGATCAATGAACAGGCCGCCGTGCTGGCGCAGGATGCGGGTTTGACGGTGATAATGGATCGTTGTCCAAAAATTGAAATACCGCGACTGGGCCTGGTGCAACCGGTGCATTAA